The following proteins are co-located in the Vicugna pacos chromosome 3, VicPac4, whole genome shotgun sequence genome:
- the ENC1 gene encoding ectoderm-neural cortex protein 1: protein MSVSVHENRKSRASSGSINIYLFHKSSYADSVLTHLNLLRQQRLFTDVLLHAGNRTFPCHRAVLAACSRYFEAMFSGGLKESQDSEVNFDNSIHPEVLELLLDYAYSSRVIINEENAESLLEAGDMLEFQDIRDACAEFLEKNLHPTNCLGMLLLSDAHQCTKLYELSWRMCLSNFQTIRKNEDFLQLPQDMVVQLLSSEELETEDERLVYESAINWISYDLKKRYCYLPELLQTVRLALLPAIYLMENVAMEELITKQRKSKEIVEEAIRCKLKILQNDGVVTSLCARPRKTGHALFLLGGQTFMCDKLYLVDQKAKEIIPKADIPSPRKEFSACAIGCKVYITGGRGSENGVSKDVWVYDTLHEEWSKAAPMLVARFGHGSAELKHCLYVVGGHTAATGCLPASPSVSLKQVEHYDPTTNKWTMVAPLREGVSNAAVVSAKLKLFAFGGTSVSHDKLPKVQCYDQCENRWTVPATCPQPWRYTAAAVLGNQIFIMGGDTEFSACSAYKFNSETYQWTKVGDVTAKRMSCHAVASGNKLYVVGGYFGIQRCKTLDCYDPMLDVWNSITTVPYSLIPTAFVSTWKHLPS from the coding sequence ATGTCTGTCAGTGTGCATGAGAACCGCAAGTCCAGGGCCAGCAGTGGCTCCATTAACATCTATCTGTTCCACAAGTCCTCCTACGCCGACAGCGTCCTCACTCACCTGAACCTTTTACGCCAGCAGCGCCTCTTCACCGACGTCCTGCTCCATGCCGGAAATAGGACCTTCCCTTGTCATCGGGCAGTGCTGGCCGCGTGCAGCCGCTACTTTGAAGCCATGTTCAGTGGCGGCCTGAAAGAGAGCCAGGACAGCGAAGTCAACTTCGACAACTCCATCCACCCAGAAGTCTTGGAGCTGCTTCTTGACTATGCGTACTCCTCCCGGGTCATCATCAATGAAGAAAATGCAGAATCTCTCCTGGAGGCCGGCGACATGCTGGAGTTTCAAGACATCCGGGATGCATGCGCAGAGTTCCTGGAGAAGAACCTGCACCCCACCAACTGCCTGGGGATGCTGCTCCTCTCCGATGCGCACCAGTGCACCAAGCTGTACGAACTCTCCTGGAGGATGTGTCTCAGCAACTTCCAAACCATCAGGAAGAATGAAGATTTCCTCCAGCTGCCCCAGGACATGGTAGTGCAGCTCTTATCCAGCGAAGAGCTGGAGACAGAAGATGAAAGGCTCGTGTACGAGTCTGCAATTAACTGGATCAGCTACGACCTGAAGAAGCGCTACTGCTACCTCCCAGAGCTGCTGCAGACTGTGAGACTGGCTCTCCTGCCGGCCATCTATCTCATGGAGAATGTGGCCATGGAGGAACTCATCACCAAGCAGAGAAAGAGCAAGGAGATTGTAGAAGAGGCCATCAGATGCAAACTGAAGATCCTGCAGAACGACGGTGTGGTAACCAGCCTCTGTGCCCGGCCCCGGAAAACCGGCCATGCCCTCTTCCTCCTGGGAGGACAGACTTTCATGTGTGACAAGCTGTATCTGGTTGACCAGAAGGCCAAAGAAATCATTCCCAAGGCCGACATCCCCAGCCCAAGAAAAGAGTTCAGCGCGTGTGCGATTGGCTGCAAGGTGTACATTACTGGGGGACGAGGGTCTGAAAATGGGGTCTCAAAAGATGTCTGGGTTTATGATACCCTGCACGAAGAGTGGTCCAAGGCTGCCCCCATGCTGGTGGCCAGATTTGGCCATGGCTCTGCTGAACTGAAGCATTGCCTGTACGTGGTCGGGGGGCACACTGCCGCCACTGGCTGCCTCCCGGCCTCTCCCTCAGTCTCTCTGAAGCAGGTGGAACACTATGACCCCACAACCAACAAATGGACCATGGTGGCCCCCCTCCGGGAAGGGGTAAGCAATGCCGCAGTGGTGAGTGCCAAACTCAAGCTGTTTGCGTTCGGAGGTACCAGTGTCAGTCATGACAAGCTCCCCAAGGTTCAGTGTTACGATCAATGTGAAAACAGGTGGACCGTCCCGGCCACCTGTCCCCAGCCCTGGCGTTACACGGCAGCAGCTGTGCTGGGGAACCAGATTTTTATCATGGGGGGAGATACCGAGTTCTCTGCCTGCTCTGCTTATAAATTCAACAGTGAGACTTACCAGTGGACCAAGGTGGGAGACGTGACCGCAAAGCGCATGAGCTGCCACGCGGTGGCCTCCGGCAACAAACTCTACGTGGTTGGAGGCTACTTTGGCATTCAGCGATGCAAAACGCTGGACTGCTACGATCCCATGTTAGATGTGTGGAACAGCATCACCACGGTCCCGTACTCGCTGATCCCTACTGCGTTTGTCAGCACCTGGAAACACCTGCCTTCTTAA